The sequence below is a genomic window from Pseudomonas cannabina.
CCCGCCACCCAGGCTGGCGCGCTCTACCAGCACTGTTGAGAACCCTTGACGACGCAACCGGGCATTGAGCCAGAGACCGGCGACGCCAGCCCCGACAATCAGCACGTCAGTGGAAATAACCGATGGCATGAGCACCTCAGTGAGCAAAAAGTACCAGCATTATAAGGGATCAGGTTTTCAATGCCCGGCGGTTTTCGAGAACAGCTGAATGACCGCCACACCGGCCACAATCATCCCCATGCCCAGCAGCGCAGGCAGGTCGAGTTTCTGGCCGTAGATAAAGAACGCCGCGATGCTCACCATGACGATGCCCATGCCTGACCAGATGGCGTAGGTGATGCCGACCGGAATCGTGCGCATCACCAGGATCAGCATCCAGAACGCAATCGCGTAGCCGGTGATCAGCAGTATCAGGGGCAGGGGTGTGCTGAATCCCTTGACGGCTTTCATGGACGTGGTAGCAATGACTTCCGCGCAAACGGCGATGGCCAGTAGATAGTAAGCGTTCATGGTGCATTCCTTTTCGTCAGGCTGCGCATTCTAGCGACTTGTGATGGCGGGCTGATAAACTCCGCGCCCATGAATAGAACTCTTTATACCGTGCTGTTTCATCTCGGCCTGCCACTGGTCGCACTGCGTCTGTGGCTGCGGGCGCGCAAGGCTCCGGCGTACCGTCAGCGCATCGGCGAGCGCTTCGCCAGCGGCCTGCCCGCCATGCAGCGCGGCGGGATCTGGGTGCATGCGGTGTCGGTCGGCGAGAGCATTGCCGCCGCACCGATGATTCGTGCCCTGCTGGCGCAGTATCCGCAGTTGCCGATCACTGTGACTTGCATGACGCCCACAGGTTCGGAGCGAATCAAGGCGATGTTCGCCAGCGAGCCGCGCATTCAGCACTGTTACCTGCCGTATGACCTGCCTTGGGCGGCAGGGCGTTTTCTTGATCATGTGCAGCCGCGGCTGGGCGTCATTATGGAAACCGAGTTGTGGCCCAATCACATTCATCAATGTGCGAAACGCGGAATCCCCGTAGTGCTGGCCAATGCGCGGCTGTCGGAACGTTCTGCACGAGGCTATGCACGTTTCGCGAAGCTGACGCGGCCGATGCTGGCGGAAATGGCCTGGTTCGCGGTGCAGACCGAAGCCGAAGCGCAGCGCTTCCGCGAGCTGGGTGCGCGTCCCGAGTGCGTTGCGGTGACCGGCTCGATCAAGTTCGACCTGAGCGTCGACCCGCACCTGCTGGAGCGCGCTGCGCAACTGCGCGAGCAATGGCAGGCGACGCAGCGCCCGGTGTGGATCGCTGCGAGTACCCACGCAGGCGAAGACGAAATCGTACTGGCTGCGCATCGCACTCTGCTGGCAGCCCGTCCCGACGCGCTGTTGATTCTGGTGCCGCGTCATCCTGAACGTTTCGACAGCGTGCATGCACTGTGTCAGCAGCAGGGCTTTGCAACGGTTCGCCGTTCCGCTGCCCAGCCCGTCACACCGGAGGTTTCGGTGCTGCTGGGCGATACCATGGGCGAGTTGCTGTTCCTCTATGCACTGGTCGACATCGCCTTCGTCGGCGGCAGCCTGGTGCCCAATGGCGGGCACAACCTGCTGGAGCCCGCGGCGCTGGCCAAACCTGTATTGAGCGGCCCGCACCTGTTCAACTTCCTCGAGATCGCTGCAATGCTGCGCAATGCTGGCGCATTGCAGGAAATCAGCGATGCCACTGCACTAGCCGCCGCCGTCCAGCGCCTGATCGACCAGCCACAGCAGGCCCGCAGCATGGCCGATGCCGGGCTGGCAGTGATGAAGGCCAATCAGGGAGCTTTGCAGCGCTTGCTGGACGGGATCGGGCAGTTGATGGGCAAGCGCTGAATCGCAGAGCACTCAGCGTTACACACAAGCCTTGCTCGCGATGAGGCCGGCATATAGACGCGGCGCTAAACATTGTGGGAGCGGACTTGTCCGCGAAGGGGCCAGTACATTCACAGAAGATTTATCGCTCACGGTATAGTTTTCGCGGACAAGTCCGCTCCCACAAAAGTTGTGTGGAAATCTCGAATCGGTTTTTGATTCTGCCCTCCGGGTAGAAGCCTGTTTTTCGAGCTCATTGAGGTTTATGCAGGGCGCTGAGTACTCCTGCGGGGGAGGGACTGCCCTTCGTGATGCTCTGCATTACAAGTCTCTAGTCAACAACCTCAGCGCTGCGCCGGCCGCTCGAAATTCTTCTGCGCTGCCGTCGCCAAATCCGGTGGCAGGAAGTCCTTGTCCGGGTTGTAGTCCGGTTTGAGGTAGCGGGACAGGTCTTGCAGGTCGCCCGGGTTCAAGGTGCCGGCGGCCTGCTTGAGGCGCAGGTTGTCGAGGATGTAGTCGTAGCGCGTGTTGTTGTAGTCACGCACCGAGGCATACAGCTGGCGTTGCGCATCGAGCACGTCGACGATGTTGCGGGTGCCGACCTGATAGCCGATTTCCGTGGCTTCCAGCGCACTCTGGTTGGAGATGATCGACTGCTTGCGCGCCTGCACCTGCTCCACATCGGTGTTCACCGCGCGGTGCAGGTTGCGGGTGTTTTCCACCACCTGACGGCGCAGGCTTTCGCGGCGCTGCTCGCTCTGGCTCAGCCGCGAATAAGCTTCGCGCACCTGCGAGCTGGTCAGCCCGCCGCTATAGATCGGGATGTTCAGCTGCACGCCAATGCTGCGCTGCTCGACGTCACCGCTGTAATTGCGACCGGTGTAATTGGGGTTGCTGAACCCCAGCGCATCGTTGTCGCCACGCTGGTAAGTCGCCACGGCATCGAGGGTCGGCGCATGCCCTGCCTTGCGCTGGCGCAGGGTTTCTTCGGCAGCGCTGACCGCATAGTTGCTGGCCAGCAAGTTGAGGTTCTGTTGCGCAGCGGTGTCGACCCAGGCCTTGGCGTCATTTGGTGTCGGTGCGAGCACCGGCAAGGTGTGCACGATGCCTTCGATGGAGTTGTATTCGCGATTGGTCAGCGTCACCAGTGCCTGAAAGGCATCGTCCACCTGACGCTGGGCGAGCAGTCGGCTGGCACGCGAGGTGTCATAGCTGGCCTGGGCCTGCAGCACATCGGTCTTGTCCGACAGGCCGACATCGAAACGCTCTCTGGCCTGATCCAGCTGGCGTTTGAAGGCCGCTTCCTCGGCCTTGGTCGACGCCAGGTTGTCCTGCGCACGCAATACGCTGAAATAGCTTTGTGCCGATTGCAGAATCAGATTCTGTTCGGTGGCCGACAGCTCCAGCGCCGCCTGTTCGTTGACCGCCTCGGCGGCCTGCAACTGGAACCAGCGATCGGCACGAAAGATCGGCTGGCTCAAGGTTGCCTGGTACACCGTGCCGCTGCGGCTCGCCACGGCTCGGGGCTGATCAATGCTGGTGCGGGTGTCGGTGTTCTGGACGCTGCCGGAAATATTCGGCAGCAGGCCGGCACGCGCCTGCGGCACAACTTCCTTGCGGGCATCGTAATCGGCGCGCGAGGCGGCAAGGTCGGCGTTGTTGTCCACCGCCTGCTGGTAGACATTCAGCAGGCCGGTCTTGATCGGCATTGGCAAGTCGGCTGCCCAGGTCAGCCCGCTGGACGCAAACGAAACAGCCACGACCCACGAAAGTTTGCGCAACATGAGGCATTCCCTGTTCATGAAGAAAGTAATCACGGTTTGCAGATAAACCGGGCTAGCGAGTGTAGAGCCAGACGCTTTTGGCAACAATCGTCGATTTGTGCCATTTATCGAGGTCTGTGCAAATAGGCTGGCGCTGCGGTGGCACCCCGTCATAGACTGATCGCGTTCTTGTCGGGGTGCCTTGCTATGAGGCTGAGATCGGTTAAACCGGATCCCGTTGAACCTGATCAGGTTAGCGCCTGCGTAGGGAACAAGATTTCTCGTCTCCCGGCGAGTCCTCTTGAGTGTCGTCCGGGGTCGGTTGTTCAAATAATGAACAGTTTCGCCTTCTTTCGATGCTCAGCACCAGCACTGGTGCACCCGTCCGTCATGATCAGGTTACTCCGACAATCAATCCGCAACCGGATGTCTGGAGAGCCCGTGATGAGTACAACACTAAAAAACACAGCCCATTTGAGCGAGTCGGCGCAGGTCGATTCCGGATCGGTGCAGCCGTTTACCCGTTCGCAGAAAATCTACGTTCAGGGCTCGCGCCCGGACATCCGTGTGCCGATGCGCGAAATCACTCTGGATGTCACACCGACGGATTTTGGCGGTGAAATCAACGCGCCGGTTACCGTCTATGACACCTCCGGCCCATACACCGACCCCAACGTGATCATCGATGTGCGCAAAGGTCTGGCCGATATTCGCTCGCCGTGGATCGACTCGCGCAATGACACCGAACGCCTGCCTGGCTTGAGTTCCAACTTCGGCCAGCAACGCCTGAGCGACGCCGAACTGACCGCGTTGCGCTTTGCCCATGTGCGCAACCCGCGCCGCGCCAAGGCCGGTGCCAATGTCAGCCAGATGCACTATGCGCGTCAGGGCATCATCACGGCCGAGATGGAATACGTCGCCATCCGCGAAAACATGAAGCTGCAGGAGGCCCGCGCCGCCGGCCTGCTGACCCAACAGCACGCCGGGCACAGCTTCGGTGCCAGCATCCCGAAGGAAATCACCGCCGAGTTCGTGCGTGAAGAGATCGCCCGTGGCCGCGCGATCATCCCGGCCAACATTAACCATGTCGAACTGGAGCCAATGATCATCGGCCGTAACTTCCTGGTGAAGATCAACGGCAACATCGGCAACAGCGCGTTGGGTTCTTCCATTGAAGAAGAAGTCGCCAAGCTGACCTGGGGTATCCGCTGGGGCTCGGACACGGTCATGGACCTGTCCACCGGCAAGCACATTCATGAAACCCGTGAGTGGATCATCCGCAATTCGCCAGTGCCGATCGGTACGGTGCCGACCTATCAGGCGCTGGAAAAAGTGGGGGGTGCAGCCGAGGACCTGACCTGGGAGCTGTTCCGCGACACGCTGATCGAGCAGGCCGAGCAGGGCGTCGATTACTTCACCATCCACGCCGGGGTGTTGCTGCGTTACGTGCCGCTGACCGCCAAGCGTGTGACCGGTATCGTCAGCCGTGGCGGTTCGATCATGGCCAAATGGTGCCTGGCGCACCACAAGGAAAACTTCCTTTACACGCATTTCGAAGACATCTGCGAAATCATGAAGGCCTACGACGTCAGCTTCTCGCTGGGCGATGGCCTGCGTCCTGGCTCGATTGCCGATGCCAACGATGCGGCGCAGTTCGGTGAGCTGGAAACGCTGGGCGAACTGACCAAGATTGCCTGGAAGCATGATGTGCAGACCATGATCGAAGGCCCCGGTCATGTGCCTATGCAGTTGATCAAGGAGAACATGGACAAGCAACTGGAGTGCTGCGACGAAGCGCCGTTCTACACCCTGGGCCCGCTGACCACCGACATCGCGCCGGGTTACGACCACATCACATCGGGTATCGGGGCGGCCATGATCGGCTGGTTCGGCTGCGCGATGCTGTGCTACGTCACGCCCAAGGAGCATCTGGGGTTGCCGAACAAGGATGATGTGAAGACCGGCATCATCACCTACAAGATCGCGGCCCACGCGGCGGACCTGGCCAAAGGGCATCCGGGCGCGCAGATCCGTGACAACGCGCTGAGCAAGGCGCGTTTCGAGTTCCGCTGGGAAGACCAGTTCAATCTCGGCCTGGACCCGGACACCGCGCGCTCGTACCACGACGAAACCCTGCCCAAGGACTCCGCCAAGGTCGCACACTTCTGCTCCATGTGCGGACCGAAATTCTGCTCGATGAAAATCACCCAGGAAGTGCGCGAGTACGCAGCCAATCAGCGCATTGAAGCGGTAGACGTCGACGTCGCCAAAGGCCTGGCCGAACAGGCCGAGCGCTTCAAGCAGGAAGGCAGCCAGTTGTACAAGAAGGTGTAGAGAGCAACAGCCCACTCTGGGTTCAGAGTTGCACACAAGTCTGCTTTGATTCTGCCCGAAGGGCGTGGGAGCTTGCTCGCGAAGACGGACACACATCAGCATAAATCTTCGGCGGTCCTACGGGCCTCTTCGTGAGCAAGCTCACTCCCACATGGACACCGAATTACCTGGCTTTCGTGGCGAACTTGTTCGCGAAAGGGCCGTTACATCCGCTGAAGATGTATTGCCCGGAATATAGCTTTCGCGGACAAATCCGCTCCCACGCCCTGCGGGCAGAAGCACGGTTCAACTATCGCATAATCCCTTGTGGGAGTGAGTCGGGCGACGCTTCGCTTGCTCACGAATACGATAGTCCAGACGCCCTGTTTTTGGGTGCTGTACTGGCCTGTTCGCGAACAAGTTCGCACGCCTTGCGGGCAGAAGCTTGCTCTGTGTCCGATTCTGAGCAGGCAGCGCTGCTGTAATCAGTTCATTAACGTTCCACACGAGACCTATACGTGAACACACCCGGCACCTACTCCCCCGACATCCCTATCCCCGCCAGCCAGCGGGTGTTCGGCGGGCGGGATCTGTTTTCCCTGTGGTTTTCCCTCGGCATCGGCCTGATGGTGCTGCAAACCGGGGCCTTGCTGGCGCCGGGGTTGGGCATGTCTGGCGCGATGCTGGCGATTTTTCTGGGCACACTAGTGGGCGTTTTGCTGCTCGCCAGCGTGGCGGTGATCGGCAGCGATACCGGCCTGTCGTCCATGGCCGCGCTCAAGCTCAGTCTGGGCAGTAAAGGCGCTTCGTTGCCTGCGGTGTTGAACCTGCTGCAACTGATCGGCTGGGGCTCGTTCGAGATTATTGTCATGCGCGATGCCGCCAGCCTGTTGGGCGCGCGGGCCTTTGCAGGCGGAAGTCTGTGGGCCAGTCCGCTGCTCTGGACATTGTTTTTCGGCGCACTTGCAACCTTGCTGGCAGTCAGCGGACCCTTGACCTTCGTGCGCCGCTTCTTGCGCAAATGGGGTGTATGGATTCTGCTGGCGGCCTGCTTATGGCTGACCTGGAACCTGCTCGCCAAGGCTGATCTGACCACGCTGTGGGCAACATCCGGCGACGGTTCGATGCCGTTTGCCTCGGGTTTCGACATTGCCATCGCCATGCCGCTGTCCTGGCTACCATTGATCGCCGATTACTCGCGCTTCGGTCAGCGGGCAAAGAGTGTCTTCGGTGGCACTGCCGTCGGCTTTTTCATCGGTAACGTCTGGCTGATGAGCCTTGGCGTTGCCTACACCCTGGCGTTCGTGCCGAGCGGCGAGGTCAATGCTTTGCTGTTGGCGCTGGCTGGCGCAGGACTGGGGATTCCGCTGCTGCTGATTCTGCTGGATGAAACCGAAAACGCGTTTGCGGATATTCACTCGGCGGCGGTTTCCAGCGCACTGCTGACCCGCATCAAAGTCGAGCATCTGGCCTTGATCATTGGCGTCATCTG
It includes:
- the cytX gene encoding putative hydroxymethylpyrimidine transporter CytX yields the protein MNTPGTYSPDIPIPASQRVFGGRDLFSLWFSLGIGLMVLQTGALLAPGLGMSGAMLAIFLGTLVGVLLLASVAVIGSDTGLSSMAALKLSLGSKGASLPAVLNLLQLIGWGSFEIIVMRDAASLLGARAFAGGSLWASPLLWTLFFGALATLLAVSGPLTFVRRFLRKWGVWILLAACLWLTWNLLAKADLTTLWATSGDGSMPFASGFDIAIAMPLSWLPLIADYSRFGQRAKSVFGGTAVGFFIGNVWLMSLGVAYTLAFVPSGEVNALLLALAGAGLGIPLLLILLDETENAFADIHSAAVSSALLTRIKVEHLALIIGVICTLIACFAPLAQYQNFLLLIGSVFAPLFGVVLVDHFLLRGRSGQVAEGGLRWMSLLAWLGGISTYHLLANFYPEVGATLPALIVAGVLQLSIGRAINRGRGTVPT
- a CDS encoding SMR family transporter; the protein is MNAYYLLAIAVCAEVIATTSMKAVKGFSTPLPLILLITGYAIAFWMLILVMRTIPVGITYAIWSGMGIVMVSIAAFFIYGQKLDLPALLGMGMIVAGVAVIQLFSKTAGH
- a CDS encoding TolC family outer membrane protein, with amino-acid sequence MLRKLSWVVAVSFASSGLTWAADLPMPIKTGLLNVYQQAVDNNADLAASRADYDARKEVVPQARAGLLPNISGSVQNTDTRTSIDQPRAVASRSGTVYQATLSQPIFRADRWFQLQAAEAVNEQAALELSATEQNLILQSAQSYFSVLRAQDNLASTKAEEAAFKRQLDQARERFDVGLSDKTDVLQAQASYDTSRASRLLAQRQVDDAFQALVTLTNREYNSIEGIVHTLPVLAPTPNDAKAWVDTAAQQNLNLLASNYAVSAAEETLRQRKAGHAPTLDAVATYQRGDNDALGFSNPNYTGRNYSGDVEQRSIGVQLNIPIYSGGLTSSQVREAYSRLSQSEQRRESLRRQVVENTRNLHRAVNTDVEQVQARKQSIISNQSALEATEIGYQVGTRNIVDVLDAQRQLYASVRDYNNTRYDYILDNLRLKQAAGTLNPGDLQDLSRYLKPDYNPDKDFLPPDLATAAQKNFERPAQR
- the thiC gene encoding phosphomethylpyrimidine synthase ThiC, with product MSTTLKNTAHLSESAQVDSGSVQPFTRSQKIYVQGSRPDIRVPMREITLDVTPTDFGGEINAPVTVYDTSGPYTDPNVIIDVRKGLADIRSPWIDSRNDTERLPGLSSNFGQQRLSDAELTALRFAHVRNPRRAKAGANVSQMHYARQGIITAEMEYVAIRENMKLQEARAAGLLTQQHAGHSFGASIPKEITAEFVREEIARGRAIIPANINHVELEPMIIGRNFLVKINGNIGNSALGSSIEEEVAKLTWGIRWGSDTVMDLSTGKHIHETREWIIRNSPVPIGTVPTYQALEKVGGAAEDLTWELFRDTLIEQAEQGVDYFTIHAGVLLRYVPLTAKRVTGIVSRGGSIMAKWCLAHHKENFLYTHFEDICEIMKAYDVSFSLGDGLRPGSIADANDAAQFGELETLGELTKIAWKHDVQTMIEGPGHVPMQLIKENMDKQLECCDEAPFYTLGPLTTDIAPGYDHITSGIGAAMIGWFGCAMLCYVTPKEHLGLPNKDDVKTGIITYKIAAHAADLAKGHPGAQIRDNALSKARFEFRWEDQFNLGLDPDTARSYHDETLPKDSAKVAHFCSMCGPKFCSMKITQEVREYAANQRIEAVDVDVAKGLAEQAERFKQEGSQLYKKV
- the waaA gene encoding lipid IV(A) 3-deoxy-D-manno-octulosonic acid transferase; translated protein: MNRTLYTVLFHLGLPLVALRLWLRARKAPAYRQRIGERFASGLPAMQRGGIWVHAVSVGESIAAAPMIRALLAQYPQLPITVTCMTPTGSERIKAMFASEPRIQHCYLPYDLPWAAGRFLDHVQPRLGVIMETELWPNHIHQCAKRGIPVVLANARLSERSARGYARFAKLTRPMLAEMAWFAVQTEAEAQRFRELGARPECVAVTGSIKFDLSVDPHLLERAAQLREQWQATQRPVWIAASTHAGEDEIVLAAHRTLLAARPDALLILVPRHPERFDSVHALCQQQGFATVRRSAAQPVTPEVSVLLGDTMGELLFLYALVDIAFVGGSLVPNGGHNLLEPAALAKPVLSGPHLFNFLEIAAMLRNAGALQEISDATALAAAVQRLIDQPQQARSMADAGLAVMKANQGALQRLLDGIGQLMGKR